One window of Microbacterium sediminis genomic DNA carries:
- a CDS encoding YbaK/EbsC family protein, with protein MTVAAVREHLARFDLQDALVEFAESSATVELAAARLGTDPAHIAKTLAFLDPADPARAILVVAAGDAKVSGGAFKRRFGGKGTMVPADRLVELTGHPMGGVCPFANADSAEVWLDESLRRFDVVYPAGGSAASAVRIETAALERISGARGWVDVCAGWRADAPVA; from the coding sequence ATGACCGTCGCCGCCGTCCGCGAGCACCTGGCCCGTTTCGACCTGCAGGACGCCCTCGTCGAGTTCGCCGAGTCCAGCGCCACCGTGGAGCTGGCGGCGGCGCGACTGGGCACCGACCCGGCCCACATCGCGAAGACCCTCGCCTTCCTCGACCCCGCCGACCCCGCGCGGGCGATCCTCGTCGTCGCCGCCGGCGATGCGAAGGTCAGCGGCGGCGCCTTCAAGCGGCGCTTCGGGGGCAAGGGCACGATGGTCCCCGCCGATCGCCTCGTCGAGCTGACGGGGCACCCGATGGGCGGGGTCTGCCCGTTCGCCAACGCCGATTCGGCCGAGGTGTGGCTCGACGAGTCGCTGCGTCGGTTCGACGTCGTCTACCCCGCGGGCGGATCCGCCGCCTCCGCCGTGCGGATCGAGACGGCGGCGCTCGAGCGGATCTCGGGCGCCCGCGGATGGGTCGACGTCTGCGCCGGCTGGCGCGCCGACGCCCCGGTCGCCTGA